In the genome of Mytilus edulis chromosome 3, xbMytEdul2.2, whole genome shotgun sequence, one region contains:
- the LOC139516785 gene encoding uncharacterized protein MCAP_0864-like, giving the protein MNTQQREVLSVHRNFLLKNVIWTSELANKLTAEGLVTESVIRGIQNAKTQEEKVSKILEFVIMRGPEGYRKFSDILHATGHTFLADFMREEDIIQKKLNTEEMYKTMPFLNRLKDNEKMELDKYFIDKFRNESLRQVWKHDFREKEKAILARQQQIEMSDEIKDQTKKWQVLKKELEDKIKSKDEEIMLLNLQIKSLNQAVRETEQRLRADFQKQMHFNEANENQIKRVQENVGAADMVLGEINQKMAPYLKKKPRILTDKERKVLEHYKYSFMLPDFEVFVEQYRELLNIKMLYEALREEKEYVLTYIIGYCPKDLDEKSLKEEFKQYLIKTDESITDLKDKVSEAEMIIEGQKEQVEKIGKDSMERKKFQMGAGVWQGAIMNVMRNQLQDLKRDIRMKESRIQMCEKDAARLKNINNDLKQDLQRVKRDKQSVTSSETRHTLSIDVNGRLSMNSDNSAGLETALDNYSDCRTDVTKKKQSLLPPMNTKVIRDAVSPTTPRNLPKPKPFTMGTSEAASGRHPMMSNGLVTAPVRLEKRHLDRYSQMPHGFGDVKKMHSQGKSKFEKSLPPPKVRY; this is encoded by the exons AATGCCAAAACACAAGAGGAGAAAGTCTCCAAAATACTGGAGTTTGTTATTATGCGAGGACCCGAGGGTTACCGAAAATTCAGTGATATACTGCATGCAACAGGTCACACATTCCTCGCTGATTTTATGAGAGAAGAAg ATATCATTCAGAAGAAATTAAACACCGaagaaatgtacaaaacaatgccTTTCCTGAATCGTTTAAAAGATAACGAGAAAATGGAATTGGATAAATACTTCATAGATAAG tttcGAAATGAATCTCTACGGCAGGTATGGAAACATGACTTCAGAGAAAAAGAAAAAGCCATTCTAGCTCGTCAACAACAGATTGAAATGTCAGATGAAATCAAAGATCAAACAAAGAAATGGCAAGTTCTCAAAAAAGAATTAGAAGATAAAATCAAATCGAAGGATGAGGAAATCATGTTATTAAATCTTCAAATAAAATCTCTTAATCAAGCAGTTAGAGAAACTGAACAACGACTTAGAGCTGATTTTCAAAAGCAAATGCATTTTAATGAagcaaatgaaaatcaaataaaaaggGTACAAGAAAATGTGGGAGCAGCAGATATGGTTCTAGGTGAAATAAATCAGAAAATGGCACCGTATTTAAAGAAGAAACCTCGAATTTTGACTGACAAAGAACGGAAGGTTCTCGAACATTATAAATACTCTTTCATGTTACCAGATTTTGAAGTTTTCGTCGAGCAGTACCGCGAACTCCTTAACATTAAAATGTTATACGAAGCTCTGAGAGAagaaaaagaatatgtattaACCTATATAATAGGTTATTGCCCAAAAGACCTAGATGAGAAAAGTCTGaaagaagagttcaaacaatATCTTATAAAAACTGACGAATCCATCACTGACCTGAAGGACAAAGTATCTGAGGCAGAAATGATAATAGAAGGACAAAAGGAACAAGTCGAAAAAATAGGAAAAGATTCAATGGAAAGGAAAAAGTTTCAAATGGGAGCAGGAGTCTGGCAGGGAGCCATCATGAATGTAATGCGAAACCAACTACAAGATCTAAAACGTGATATTCGAATGAAAGAATCGAGAATTCAAATGTGTGAAAAAGATGCGGCGCGGTTAAAGAatataaataatgatttaaaacaGGATCTTCAACGTGTGAAGAGGGATAAACAATCAGTAACCTCAAGTGAGACACGGCATACACTGAGTATAGACGTTAATGGTCGTTTATCCATGAATTCTGATAATAGTGCTGGCTTAGAAACGGCTTTAGATAATTACAGCGATTGCAGGACGGACGTTACTAAAAAGAAACAATCACTTCTTCCACCGATGAACACCAAGGTTATACGGGATGCCGTCAGTCCAACGACTCCACGAAACCTCCCTAAACCGAAACCTTTTACCATGGGCACATCTGAAGCTGCTTCAGGTCGACATCCCATGATGAGCAATGGTTTAGTAACAGCACCTGTCAGACTAGAAAAAAGACATTTAGATCGTTACTCACAAATGCCACATGGATTCGGGGATGTGAAGAAAATGCATTCACAGGGAAAATCGAAATTTGAAAAGTCCTTGCCACCACCGAAAGTTCGCTATTGA